The genomic region AATTCAGTGTCCCAAAGACCTGGTTCCATTCATTGAAAGCACTTTCTCCAGTTGAAAAGGGCACTCTTACGTggtctttaaatatatatatatttatagctaTAGAGGAATTTTGCTTGTGTTCCTATTTAGACAACCTTTCTTAAACTGAAATCACTTTAAACCGTCTCCTTTGTCAGTATTAAAGCTCTTCGCTACAGCAAAACCGCTTACCTACAGATGCTCGAACTGTCGTGATGTCATAGGTTTCCAAGGAAAATATGACTTCATCCAGGGCCTGAATGCCTTCTTCGGAATTAAAAAGGACTTCATGATGCTCGCTTCCAATATAATTTGCCACCTAATTGTGAAGAAAAATCCATGTTTTTTTAAAGTCCTACTTTTGAAAGTGAAGCAGGTCAGTTCCTCTCAAGGCATCCTGAATTCCCACGGCGAAGAGAAacggagctgggcagtggtggcggtgatggtgcagctttaatcccagcactcaggaggcaaagctaagtggatctatgagtttgaagccagcctggtctagagagagagttccaggacaacctaggctacacagagaaattctgtcccaAAAAAACCAGAAGTACCCAATGGACAAAAGTCTAGCACTTTTGTTCTATTTAAGATAATTACCGAGGTCAGCAGCAGAAACAACACTTTGTGTCAGAAAAGGTTTCACTTTAAGTGGTGTGGGTCTCGTCACAACCGACCTTCAGCCTCAGCTCACCAGAACCACAGACCCTTATCATAAAAACTTTTAAGGTATCATAAAAACTTCCCacgccagcccccccccccctgcccgtGTGCCCAGCTCTCACTTCCCACGCCAGGCCCTCcgcatgtgccaccaggcccccCGCATGTGCTGAGCTCTCCCTTCCCACGCCAGCCCCCCCCCACCACGTGCCGAGCTGTCCCTTCCCACGCCAGGCCCCCACCACGTGCCGAGCTGCCCCTTCCCACGCCAGGTTCCCCTCTAACATGCCGAGCTCTCCCTTCCCACGCCAGGTCTCCCCCCACGTGCCGAGCTGTCCCTTCCCACGCCAGGTCTCCCCCCACTTGTCAAGCTCTCCCTTCCTACACCAGCCCCCCCACCATGCCGAGCTCTGGCTTCCCACGCCAGCCCCCCCACCACGTGCAGAGCTCTCCCTTCCCACGCCAGCCCCCCCACCACGTGCCGAGCTCTGGCTTCCCACGCCAGCCCCCCCACCACGTGCAGAGCTGCCCCTTCCCACGCCAGGTCTCCCCCCACGGGCCGAGCTCTCCCTTCCCACGCCAGGTCTCCCCCCACGTGCCGAGCTCTCCCTTCCCACGCCAGTTCTACCCCCACGTTCCGAGCTCTCCTTTCCCACACTAGACCCTACCGTGTGCAGAGCTCTCCCTTCCCACGCCAGTTCTACCCCCACGTGCCGAGCTCTCAGCATTTTCTTCTAACCTTCCACTTTAGCACACTAAACTCTGAGCTCTCCAGCCCACAGCTCCAAGCgccttccacaatcctcccacAACAACGTGCTcgggtctgtcacagcaacaccccacaatcctggtaccaatttctacCCTAGGTTGTCCTCTACGGCTGTGATAATGACCGTGAGCAGAAACAACCTGcagaggaaagagttcatttggcttacatatTCCGAGTCAGAGTCCATCACCAAGGCAAGGACTCAGGGTGGGGACTGAGAGGTGCGgaatctggagacaggaggagcagGCAGTGGTCCATAGCCTCTGCTTCGGTGCCTGCCTGCAGAGGGCTGCCTCACCTTGGATTCCCTCCATGGACCGTGCCTCAGCATCCATAAGCCAAATGAGCCCTTTCCTACCCAGGTGGCTTCTGGTCATGACCTTTATCCCAGTTACAGCAGGCAAACTAGGACCCCCTTCTGCTTGATTTTGAAGCTAAACACAAGATTAAGTTCTAACTACACAACGAGCAGGTGGCCATGTACCTTTCTGGCGGCCAGAAGATCGGGGCTGTCTTCCATGCCGATGGCAAAAGTCTGGAGAGGATACTGCACTTGGGCCTCCTTGAGCTGCTTCAGCAGGGAGGCGGCAACCAAGCTGGAGTCCAGGCCCCCTGCAGCATGAGAACAAGCTAATGGTTACGTGCCTTCATGAGACCGGACCGGACAAAGGTGGTTACACACCTGCTTAGCGTGTGGGTTGGAGTTTAGCTCTCAAGAGCTCCCAGTTTTATAAACTGAAATCAACTTTAGTGAGTGAAGAATACAATACAAAAATTTTACTGGTCCCTACAATGGTAACCGTATCGAAAAGTGGTTTAAAAAGATGGGTACACAGGATTATAAGTAAATGTGTACCAACCAGCTCTTACACTAGCAAACACATCTGTAATAAAGCGAGGGCCAGTGACAAATCATTTCACTTAAATCTCAGCATGACAGTCTGTTTCTTTAACTTGGCTTCACCTGATAAAAGGCAGCCGATCCGCCGGTCCGTCATCAGGCGCTTCCGGATAGCATTGTCAAAAAGGATCCGCAGGTTGCTCTTCACCGTTTCTAACTCGAAACCTAGCAACACAGAAAGGGAATGAGGCATCGCCAGAGAAGCCGAGACTGAGCTAGCTGAGGGGAACCATGCAGTCCCTACACCAGCAAGATGGCCGGCCCTGGGGCGATCTCACCACCTCCGAATCAGAGGAAACAGATCTTACCGTCAAAATCTCAGAATCAAATTGATTCAGACGGTGTGAATGGCTCACCTGGGAAGAGTTTCTCCACGCTGTCATAGAGGGCGTGCAGTGGTTCATCCGTACAATGATGGTATTTCACCATTTCCACGGATGCAACTTTGCCGTTTGGTTTTAAATCCAGAACTTCGTAGTGTCCCGGAAGGAAGGGCTCCACTTTTAAGAATGGAGTTGTGGAGTGCTTCAACGAAACGAGCCCTACATGTGCAAGCAAAACAGTAAGGTGCACAACTGAGTGATTCTCTGCAGCCTTCCCGGTTAGCTAATATCCTAAATTGTCTCCctctttaaacacaaatatatatccACTAGACAAACAAAACAGTAAGGTGCGCAACTGAGTGATTCTCTGCAGCCTTCAAGGTTAGCCAATATCCTCTAATTGTCTCCCCCttcaaacacaaatatatatccACTAGACAAACAAAACAGTGGGAGAGTTAATAATTACTCCAACCCTATTGCCTATCTGTCTCCTGAAGTGGTCAGAGTGGCGTGGAGACACAACACAGCCTGCACAGACTTGTAATTATTTGGTGCAATAGGAAAGTGACTGAATCCATCTCAGGGTAATTTCTGACTATGGTGTGTGATGAAGCTATTCCAGACTTGACTTTTTAACCCATGCTTTCCCAGTTGTTTCAGTAACATTTTCTGAGACGATCCTATCCACACTGAATGGCTCTGCTACCTTCATTTCATCTTCAGCTTCTACCTCCTTTTCCCTACCTGAAATTTCGAATCAAGAAAACCTATTGTTCAGATGCCTATAAAATCTTCAAATGAAACCTTTTAAAGGGAAAGTCTATTTCCTaccagaaagcaaacaagaagaGACATAAACCTGAGAAACTAGAGAAATCAAAATGTTAACGTCGTGGGTATCTCATCAAGCGTCACTGAGGCATTTTGAAGAAAAGACCCATGGTTCCCACACCTTTAACAAGCAAAATGACTTTCGGGGACTCGGAAGCCAGCATCTCTATCTTAGTAAGTGTCATATAATGTACGTGAGAAAGCCACACATAACACGTGTCTTCATCCGGTTCTCAGGCACAGGCAGTTGCTACCCGGACACCATGATCggacaacaacaaaccccaaaaaCATTAAGGTGAAGAGTGGTAGAAGAAGGCATCGTCATGTCTGGCTTCTCCATGTGCATAGGCACGCATGAGCGAgcgcgcacacaaacacaaaaaaaaggaaggaaggaagtgtggGAAGCAGCCATAATAAACTAAATATggacaggtcacccaaaggaagttctttgcCAGACTAGAACTTGGCCATTGATAAacttaataagaggcctgagtctcagtagtttaccctgaggcaatgccTGGCTGCTGgaggaaccacaagctgagattacccaacctccacccaggaacagaccattcaaaggaaatgcctgacattccaaccgctgtagaACCAACCACCATAGAACCAACCACCTGCCAGTGCACATTTACCAGGACActccaggacacccctagacagacgtcagccaatcagaggtcctgaacctcagaaaccactcactcccacctttactactataaaacccaattctaattgagctcgagGCTCTCCGGATATTCCAATACCTTGGACAAACGGaaagactgagtttgcaaacttgattaaaataaaggctctttgcttttacatatgagactcggtctcctttgttggcttttgtggggagcctgtggatttgggcataaaagaaggaaggaagaaaggagagagagagagagagagagagagagagagagagagagagagagagagagaaagaaagagtaggaGACAGGTAGTCAGGATTTCAAATCCTCTTCACACTGAGTATCCATCGACATCATTTGTAAAGTTTTTCATTGACACCTATAGAATTTTCAATATGAtccaggaagaaacagaaacccagaATAATAAAACTCCATGATTACCTTTAGCTTCTGAACACACAGCCAGAAATCCATCTTCAGTCATGGCTTTAAACAAGGGCCTGACTCCATAGGTGTCTCTGCCCAGAAACACTTTCTTGTTGGCAGTGTCCAGCAGGATGAAGGCAAACACCCCGTCCAGCATGGAGATGGTTTGCTCGATTCCTCCCTTGTCGTAGAGATGCAGGATAACCTCACCATCCACATTGGTCTGATACTCAAATTCAAAATGCTCTTGCAGCTTAGGAAGCGGAGCAAACAAAATGTTAGCATCCTATGCGCCCACTGATAATCCCGACCTGgaatttctgtcttctttattcGTGTGCTTTCATGATTAAAAGGAAACCGTGGCATTATCAACATCTGAGTTGTCTCAGCACAAAAGCTGAACCCAGGACAAATAAAGATTGCGTTCTGTTAACAGGATACCGCGGGAAGGCATCAGGGCAGTGACACATGAAGGGGTCCAAGGCCACCATGGTCCCACTGTGGTTACATGTGTACTTTTGCAAACACGGTCGTCCTTCGCTTCCAGGACCCTAGCCTCCAAACAACAATCTGCAGGTGATTTACTGCCTTCTACCTTGAAGATATACAGGAAAAGGGCAAACTAGTTGCTACTCCTTGCTGGCACTCTTTGCTGCCAAATGAATGACTCCATTACAATGACACAGTCCAAACCCAAACTGCTGGTCCCCAAGGGTGAACAACATCCAGATCTTCCTGGACAGTGGTGACATTAATGCCACTTCTCAGGGACAGACACATGACCGTGGGCTTTATCATCATCAGTTCATACACCCACAGGAAGGCAAAGTGAAAAGGCTTGAGCTGCGTCCACTGGCACCCCAGCAATGCTGCAACAAAGGCCTCACATCCCCACTCCCGACTTGCACAGTTTTCAGAGAGGACAATGGAATGCATACGTATGGCCTGAAAATATGCCTCGGGTCTCTCCAGCCCGAACGCGTGGTCCTTTGAGTAAAGCAAGCACAGAGCTGTCAAAGTATAGGCTTTTGCTGCCACCTCTACAACACTACCATCTGGCCACTCTTCCCAGCTCAGGGACTACCAAGGAAGTCCTAGCTCTTGAAAATCTACCTGTCTGGGTGGAAACACCCTAAGGCATTTGCAAAtgattaaaatacttttaatttcttAACAAAATTAACAAGCGGCAAtgttatctcaaaaataaaccaagaTAGGTTTCCTAGCCTCAAACAAACCTAGTCTCACTTCAGACTGGCCTGACTTAAATGTAATGATACCTGAATCCCTCCCGCCTCACTCCTTCCCTCTTGACAGTGATCCATCTCCAAGTATTTACTTTGTTTACAGCAGGATTTTATATTTGCTAATTGACTAACGGTGCAGCTAAGAACCCTACTTTGAAAGTGTTCCTACAAGCAAGCAAACTGGCAAACAAAAACTCTTGTTCAGGGATGAGATCAACCAACAGCTAGGATAGAAACCTTACCTGTGAAGAATAGGCACAGAAATTTCAAATTTTACCAAGAAACATCGTAACTAAATGCCTAAATCTTGACGGACATCTGTCCTAAAACATGTGTGCACGGGAGTGCACAtgcgcaacacacacacacacaatacacacacacacacaatacatacacacacacacatacaacacacacacaaccacacatacacacacatacacacacacatacaacacacacacaacacacacatacacacacatacaacacacacatacacacacatacaacacacacatacaacacacacatacacacacatacaacacacacacaacacacacatacacacacatacaacacacacatacacacacatacaacacacacatacacacacacatacaacacacacacaacacacacatacacacacatcatacacatacatacacacacatacacatacaacatgcacatatacacacacacacaaagtattaaggaaagcaaaactaaaataaaaataaacattgctAAATGTAGTCCAGGGACACTTGAGGAAACCTAAATATGAATTGGATATTAGATGTTACAGAGTCTTAAGTTTGCTATTCATGTTAGTTAGGAGAATGTTCTGATTCTTAAGAAACAAATGGTTACATAGTCTAGAGAAAAAGAATTATGATGTATCGTACTAGAATAATTCAGCCTAAAAAGAATGCGTAGGCCTGAAGAgataaaataaacacaggcagAGAGTAACAATTATCGGTTTCCACGCACATTTCTCTGAAGCAATCCAAGGTTGGGGAAGGGGTTAATGCGCTTGCAAATATAGCAAGGGGTTATATTTGTGAAAGCTTgtaattcaaatttaattttttttttccttatgagaAACTAGTCAAATAATCCTGGATTGAGAGGTTCACATCATGTCTGGCTTCTGGGATCAACATTTCTATCCCCTCACCCACTCCCGCCCCAAGGCACCAGAGTAGACAGCTGTTTCTGTTTTAACACTGCCAAGTTTTACTTAACAGACTTCACCGCCTCTGCCACCTTTCGACCATTTGGCCCCTACGAAGTGTGGAACCGCAAACATTTCTCAGTGGCAGTGTTACATAACGCTACAAATAACATCACCTCCCAGCTCTTCGACTCTGTCCCTCCCTTAAGTTATTGGTTGCCGTTGCCCTTGAAAATGATTCTCCCGCCCCGCTTCTAGGAGTGCCAGATTGTCTTCCCGGCCCCTCCTTTCCCGTACCCATTCACTCTATCCCAGACTGCTTCCCACTCCAGGAGTGTCCGCGTGCCGTCCCCTCCCGTGTGCAACACTCTTCCCAGCTGTGCCCAGTGTCCTCTGCCAAGTAGGTCTCAGTTTAAGTGTTGCTTCCTCAGGCAACTGTCCCGATCCAGGCTTCCTGTGAACAGCTCTCCCGTCTGCTTCACGCTCCACATGCTGGTTCAGAAAGTTCACAGCACGCACAGGGACTGTCTCCTAACAGAGGAAGCTCCACTGCAGTACAGACCCAACCATCCTTTTACTGCTGGACCTCTGTCCCTAACACGGAACATAACACAGCCCTAATAAATAGTAAAACCTGAATTGGCATCCCCATTTCTATGTTTTTAAGAATCTAAGCCATTTTGCCTTCCTGTGTCAGCGTTTTATATACCTACATGATTAGGGAAAATGAGGGAAGAACACAGAAAGGTTAGCAAGGCAAGAAGCCCGACACAAAATGCGAACAGCCTGAGCTCTACGTCCGAGGTTTAATTATAGCCAGGCTCCCCCAGCTTCACTCTGCTTACCGCTTTGTGGTTGTAGATTTCGCCGTTGTAACAGAGCCACAGATAAGGGTACTTCCTCACCCGTATGGGCTGCATTCCAAACAGAGGATCAACCACGGCCAGCCGGTGAAATCCAAAGCAGCAGTTGGTGTACCCATTGACATTCTCAAAACGAAAGGCATCTGGCCCCCTGTGCGCAATCTTCATGGCGCTCAGGCACTGCACGGAGAGGCAGTCGTCGCTGCCGAAGAGAGCCCAAATGCCACACATACTGCGGGTGAGCTGCAGGCGCTCTGGAGAAAAGCAGGGGTTCTCATTGAGTGATCAACTCTTGATTCCAGAAACCTACACCGCGCTCTCCAAAAACTGGACACAAACCGTCTTTATCTACAGCAAATTTCCATTAGGTTGGCCAGCAGATAAGATTGACTTAGTGTGCTTAGAGATATTAAAAAATACAGGTGATCTTTATATTCAGCCAGATACATAAACTTAGCAGCCAGCCAAAGCCCACATCTCTCCCACCTTGGATTTGTTGGGAGTTACACCCAACAACATCCAGGTCACATTGTGTCTCTGAAGCCCAGGATGGTTCCCCAGGATCAATGGCAGACTTGGCTGGCTCTGAGTTAGGAGGGATTTTCCAGTTGAGAAACTCAAAAAATAACCCAAGATGCGGGAGGTTCTCCACGTTAGGACAGCCTCTTCCCAAGCCTCTACAATTAAATACCCTTGCTTTATCTGCACCTTCTAATAGCATGTGGAGTTAATACACCTCAAGCATGGACGATTTCTAACCTAACATCGAAGTGACTTATCTAATCGTGATGAAGAATAGGAAAATAGCCTGATATCAGATATCCCAACAACCATTTTAAGCTGAGCATACAAAGTATTTGCTATGTCTAGGTGTTGTGGTAcatcatcctagcacttgggggtcaggagttcagggccatcctgtGCTACAGGAGGTCTGgtttcaacaacagaaaagttGAGTATCAGAACGTCCTCAATGAcaaaaatattctcaaatatttatcACAAAGCTGCATTGGTTAGTGAACAAAATAGTCAGAATACATAGAGATGAAGCAACATTAGAGACTGGGCAACTTAGATCCCTGTAGGTCAGGAAGTAATGCCTACAAATATATCATTTGAATATCACTAGCTCAAAATAGTTTAATAAAGAATCTCCAGCTAGGAAATAATACCGTATCTACACAGAATGCAGATATGCAACAAATGGCAACATAATCGGGAACAAACAACTACACATGCTCACCTCAGCCCCTCTGAACAGCCCTTCAAAAATATTCAGTCTATCAAAGCTTTGAGCTACTGAGCAAAATCagctcaaaagataaaaaaaaaaatggaatcaagCAAAGCAACTTGAGGACAACGTGCAAGCGTGCACAGCTCCTTCCACAATGCTGTGCTGAGGATGGGTCTGGTTTGGACATTCAGGGGGGAAATCCAGATTTAGGAGCCATGGCTGCTCATACGCAATGTTTGACTCAATGCCAATGAAAAGTGGGTTAATCACACAGCTTTAAccgagatgtctccatcaaatccctcccctcagagctcagagaacctggggaagaggaggcagaggggccggaggacaccaggagaacaaggcccctAAAACACGTGGGCAAAGCTCATGCAAACTCACAGAGCTGGAAGCAAGCAGCACAGAGCCTACGCAGGTCTGCACCAGGCCCTGTCCATACAAGTTACAGCCTTCAGTTC from Microtus pennsylvanicus isolate mMicPen1 chromosome 19, mMicPen1.hap1, whole genome shotgun sequence harbors:
- the Asns gene encoding asparagine synthetase [glutamine-hydrolyzing], translating into MCGIWALFGSDDCLSVQCLSAMKIAHRGPDAFRFENVNGYTNCCFGFHRLAVVDPLFGMQPIRVRKYPYLWLCYNGEIYNHKALQEHFEFEYQTNVDGEVILHLYDKGGIEQTISMLDGVFAFILLDTANKKVFLGRDTYGVRPLFKAMTEDGFLAVCSEAKGLVSLKHSTTPFLKVEPFLPGHYEVLDLKPNGKVASVEMVKYHHCTDEPLHALYDSVEKLFPGFELETVKSNLRILFDNAIRKRLMTDRRIGCLLSGGLDSSLVAASLLKQLKEAQVQYPLQTFAIGMEDSPDLLAARKVANYIGSEHHEVLFNSEEGIQALDEVIFSLETYDITTVRASVGMYLISKYIRKNTDSVVIFSGEGSDELTQGYIYFHKAPSPAKAEEESERLLKELYLFDVLRADRTTAAHGLELRVPFLDHRFSSYYLSLPPEMRIPKNGIEKHLLRETFEDSNLLPKEILWRPKEAFSDGITSVKNSWFKILQDYVEHQVDDAMMASAAQRFPFNTPQTKEGYYYRQIFERHYPGRADWLTHYWMPKWINATDPSARTLTHYKSVAEA